In the Leptospira sp. WS4.C2 genome, one interval contains:
- the ispG gene encoding (E)-4-hydroxy-3-methylbut-2-enyl-diphosphate synthase, with translation MSTKYNESPFYYKRRPTREVMVGGVGIGGKNPIRIQSMITSNTRDTDASIQQIADLEKAGSEIVRLTVPSQADADNLPNIRKRMKELGLTVPLVADIHFTPQVALKCVEWVEKVRINPGNFADKKKFEIIEYTDKDYNEELERIEEVFTPLVLRAKELGVAMRIGTNHGSLSDRIMNRFGDTPLGMVESALEFIRIAERNSYKDIVVSMKASNPQVMIQAYRMLVSRFYDLGMDYPLHLGVTEAGDGKDGRIKSAIGIGSLLEDGLGDTIRVSLTEDAVYEIPVAKELVRKYNESFRKQMETSPEVLTANAQINPAKNQETIYTEFRDPFQYSRFYSKELNLGDTKLGDTSPVRIEICFPFFGSESAEEVLNLIQRETKSGRIPEMLHFMINSELDLLSLGTMVRRGSFPLPVSVELSKELTYQYDSLAEDLYRVHKWVISPILFFQESEESWDDLLDFVTRYAKDKRCVEWSIDVKDIHLTEKIVKESKKRKIENLLFSVKDGDLLSVRKLAYHLRESDYPIALVAHSNEKEQLLYEASIQVGASLLDGIGDLLRLSYGDGEPEESLVLSFDILQATRLRLTKTEYISCPSCGRTMFDLQSTTAMIKKRTGHLKGVKIAVMGCIVNGPGEMADADFGYVGAGIGKVHLYKGKEIVKKGVSEEEAADQLIDLIRENGMWNDPE, from the coding sequence ATGAGCACCAAATATAACGAATCGCCATTTTACTATAAAAGACGCCCAACACGCGAAGTGATGGTGGGTGGTGTGGGAATTGGAGGGAAAAACCCAATTCGTATCCAGTCAATGATCACATCTAACACAAGAGATACGGATGCGAGTATCCAACAAATTGCAGATTTAGAAAAAGCGGGTTCTGAAATTGTTCGCCTAACAGTACCAAGTCAAGCCGATGCGGACAATTTACCAAACATTCGTAAACGGATGAAAGAACTGGGACTCACTGTTCCTTTAGTGGCAGACATTCATTTCACTCCGCAAGTTGCACTGAAATGTGTAGAATGGGTGGAGAAGGTACGAATCAATCCAGGCAATTTTGCTGACAAAAAGAAATTTGAAATCATCGAATATACAGATAAAGATTATAACGAAGAATTAGAAAGAATCGAAGAGGTTTTTACCCCTCTTGTTTTACGGGCCAAAGAACTAGGTGTTGCCATGCGGATTGGAACCAATCACGGAAGCCTATCAGACAGGATCATGAACCGGTTTGGTGACACACCACTCGGGATGGTAGAATCGGCTTTAGAATTCATTCGTATTGCGGAAAGAAATTCCTACAAAGATATAGTTGTTTCTATGAAGGCATCCAACCCCCAAGTGATGATCCAAGCCTATCGTATGTTAGTTTCCAGATTTTATGATTTGGGAATGGATTATCCTTTGCATTTAGGAGTCACCGAGGCTGGAGATGGAAAAGACGGAAGGATCAAATCCGCCATTGGAATTGGAAGTTTACTCGAAGACGGACTCGGCGATACCATCCGAGTCTCCCTTACAGAAGATGCCGTTTATGAAATCCCCGTAGCAAAGGAACTCGTCCGTAAATACAACGAATCCTTTCGAAAGCAAATGGAAACTTCACCGGAAGTGTTAACCGCCAATGCACAAATAAATCCTGCAAAAAACCAGGAAACAATTTATACAGAATTTCGTGATCCTTTCCAATATTCTAGGTTCTATTCCAAAGAACTAAACCTGGGTGATACAAAACTAGGAGACACATCTCCCGTTCGGATCGAAATCTGTTTTCCTTTTTTTGGATCAGAATCCGCAGAGGAAGTTTTAAATCTCATCCAAAGAGAAACCAAATCAGGCCGTATTCCTGAAATGTTGCACTTTATGATCAATTCCGAATTGGATTTGTTATCTCTTGGAACTATGGTTCGGCGTGGTTCTTTTCCACTCCCAGTATCGGTAGAATTATCCAAAGAACTGACCTACCAATATGATAGTTTGGCAGAAGACCTTTACCGAGTACATAAATGGGTCATAAGTCCCATTCTATTTTTCCAAGAATCAGAAGAATCCTGGGATGACCTTTTGGATTTTGTGACTCGTTATGCCAAAGACAAACGTTGTGTGGAATGGAGTATCGATGTAAAAGATATCCACCTAACAGAAAAAATTGTTAAGGAATCTAAAAAACGAAAGATAGAAAACCTACTCTTTTCAGTCAAAGACGGAGATCTACTTTCGGTTCGAAAACTTGCCTATCACTTAAGGGAATCAGACTATCCCATCGCCCTTGTCGCTCACTCAAATGAGAAGGAACAACTCCTATACGAAGCTTCCATCCAGGTGGGCGCAAGTTTACTCGACGGAATCGGAGACTTACTTCGTTTGTCTTACGGGGATGGGGAACCCGAAGAATCTCTTGTTTTGAGCTTTGATATTTTACAAGCCACGAGACTTCGCCTAACAAAAACAGAATATATATCTTGCCCCTCTTGTGGTCGAACCATGTTTGATTTACAATCCACCACCGCCATGATCAAAAAAAGGACAGGGCATCTGAAAGGTGTGAAGATTGCGGTTATGGGTTGTATTGTCAATGGTCCTGGCGAGATGGCAGATGCCGATTTTGGGTATGTCGGTGCCGGAATTGGTAAGGTTCACCTCTACAAAGGGAAAGAAATTGTAAAAAAAGGTGTTTCGGAAGAGGAAGCTGCAGACCAACTCATTGATCTCATTCGTGAAAATGGAATGTGGAACGATCCAGAATAA
- the pth gene encoding aminoacyl-tRNA hydrolase: MIHFLIVGLGNPGDKYKNTRHNIGFMILDALAASFSVSFKDSKKYMETTHTWEGDKVHLLKPQEFMNLSGKSTQTLANLYKIPPSQILVIQDEVDLPFGKIKNKIGGGTAGHNGLKDIVAKLGSQDFHRLRFGVGKPEKGGMEVADFVLQNFNSEERSSLDTLIKESIVKTEDWIRTNRNLIRKENGT; encoded by the coding sequence ATGATTCATTTTCTCATTGTAGGCCTTGGAAATCCAGGGGACAAATACAAGAATACTCGCCATAACATTGGTTTTATGATCTTAGATGCTTTGGCCGCGAGTTTCAGTGTTTCGTTTAAAGATTCTAAAAAGTATATGGAAACCACTCATACTTGGGAAGGGGACAAAGTGCATCTTCTCAAACCTCAAGAGTTTATGAATCTTTCAGGAAAATCTACACAAACCCTTGCCAACTTATATAAAATCCCTCCTTCCCAAATTCTTGTGATCCAAGACGAAGTGGATCTACCTTTTGGAAAAATAAAAAATAAAATTGGGGGCGGAACTGCCGGGCACAATGGACTAAAAGATATAGTCGCAAAACTCGGTTCGCAGGATTTTCATCGGTTGCGATTTGGTGTGGGAAAACCGGAAAAAGGGGGAATGGAAGTGGCTGACTTTGTATTACAAAATTTCAATTCAGAAGAACGAAGTAGTTTGGATACACTGATCAAAGAGTCCATTGTTAAAACAGAAGATTGGATCCGAACCAACCGCAATCTCATTCGAAAAGAAAATGGGACTTAA
- the mutY gene encoding A/G-specific adenine glycosylase, with translation MSPQKKLHEWYLVHKRDLPFRKKKQAYPIWVSEVMLQQTRVNAMLPLYEAFIKRFPTPESLASAEEEEVLAHWKGLGYYSRARNLRKAAIFLVQNYNGSFPRDLDSVLKLPGIGNYTARAILSIAYDLPLAVLDGNVKRVLSRYYGYTENILGTKADKDLQKKADEFLNTENPGDHNQAIMELGATICLPESPKCLFCPLMNSCFARIHQKTVEIPLRETNKKQTQLTAEILVLFYKESILLVREPKMRFLKEMFHLPYGFVGEIPTEDYEPTPFFLSLRKSFSNFKAIGKFKHTITHHKMTFSVFTHQLEEKVLAEDLAEKFGVESKWVSIATLDSEFPSSLAAKVKKILLYLET, from the coding sequence TTGAGCCCGCAAAAAAAACTACACGAATGGTATTTGGTCCATAAAAGGGATCTCCCCTTTCGAAAGAAAAAACAAGCATATCCAATATGGGTTTCTGAAGTGATGCTTCAGCAAACGCGAGTTAATGCGATGCTTCCTTTGTATGAAGCCTTTATCAAACGATTTCCTACTCCAGAGTCTTTAGCTTCCGCAGAAGAGGAAGAGGTTCTTGCCCATTGGAAAGGGCTTGGATATTACAGTCGTGCTCGTAATCTAAGAAAAGCCGCCATCTTTTTAGTTCAAAATTACAACGGATCTTTCCCTAGAGATTTGGACTCTGTTTTGAAACTTCCAGGTATTGGAAACTATACAGCGCGGGCTATTCTCTCCATTGCTTATGACCTACCTCTCGCTGTTTTGGATGGAAATGTAAAACGTGTCCTCTCTCGTTATTATGGTTACACAGAAAACATTTTAGGAACCAAAGCGGACAAAGACCTACAAAAGAAAGCTGATGAGTTTTTAAATACAGAGAATCCCGGAGACCACAACCAAGCAATCATGGAGCTTGGGGCCACAATTTGTCTACCAGAGTCACCGAAATGTTTGTTCTGTCCTTTGATGAATTCTTGTTTTGCGAGGATCCATCAAAAGACAGTAGAGATTCCACTAAGAGAAACAAACAAAAAGCAGACTCAACTGACAGCTGAAATCTTAGTTTTGTTTTACAAAGAATCCATCCTGCTTGTCCGGGAACCTAAAATGCGTTTTTTGAAAGAGATGTTCCATTTGCCCTATGGGTTTGTTGGGGAAATTCCTACCGAAGATTATGAACCCACTCCTTTCTTTTTGTCCTTAAGAAAATCGTTTTCGAATTTTAAAGCCATTGGGAAATTCAAACATACGATCACTCATCATAAGATGACATTTTCGGTATTCACTCATCAATTGGAGGAGAAGGTTCTAGCGGAAGACTTAGCTGAGAAATTCGGTGTGGAAAGTAAATGGGTCAGTATTGCCACTTTGGATTCTGAATTTCCTTCCTCCCTTGCCGCCAAGGTGAAAAAGATTTTGCTTTACTTAGAAACATAG
- a CDS encoding Smr/MutS family protein has translation MRTIYIRKLRFEEARIKLERELHDAFMDGESYVEIIHGIGEGILRRMAIDYVATCNFLKLVETDPMFRSNPGSTIVEILAPSKEYINRLKS, from the coding sequence GTGCGTACCATCTACATCCGCAAACTCCGATTCGAAGAAGCTCGTATCAAACTAGAACGAGAACTCCATGATGCCTTTATGGACGGGGAATCCTATGTTGAGATCATTCATGGAATCGGGGAGGGAATCCTCCGGCGAATGGCGATTGACTACGTAGCTACCTGCAATTTCCTGAAACTAGTGGAGACCGATCCGATGTTTCGGTCCAATCCGGGCAGTACGATTGTGGAAATTCTTGCTCCGTCCAAAGAATACATCAACCGATTGAAATCATGA
- a CDS encoding YqaA family protein, whose product MTKEKETSINLRNLIFQTILSIVIVLVIVFGLAFFFRVELLGFSEHFVRIFGYWGLFFGMILSDSLPAFVPPDAFLMLAISGEMDPLFTILSMSFGSILGGSLAYFIGLYLIPKFHLGRQMVLHYEDKLLPYLRKYGFGAVVLSALTPIPYSWMAYTVGTFKMRYSLFLLGSLFRFIRVTVYFYAMYLGWITGG is encoded by the coding sequence ATGACAAAAGAAAAAGAAACTTCCATCAACCTTCGAAACCTTATCTTCCAAACCATTCTTTCTATCGTCATTGTCCTTGTGATTGTTTTCGGATTGGCGTTTTTTTTTCGTGTAGAACTTCTTGGATTTAGTGAACACTTCGTCCGAATTTTTGGATATTGGGGACTTTTTTTCGGCATGATCCTTTCGGATAGCCTTCCTGCTTTTGTTCCACCTGACGCTTTTCTGATGTTAGCGATCTCAGGTGAGATGGATCCACTTTTTACCATTCTTTCTATGTCCTTTGGGAGTATCCTTGGCGGATCACTTGCTTATTTTATCGGCTTGTATCTCATTCCCAAATTTCATTTAGGAAGGCAAATGGTTTTGCACTATGAAGACAAACTCCTTCCTTACCTTCGCAAATACGGTTTTGGGGCTGTGGTACTTAGTGCTCTTACACCCATTCCCTATTCCTGGATGGCATATACAGTGGGAACATTTAAGATGCGTTATTCGCTATTTTTACTCGGTTCCCTCTTTCGGTTTATTCGTGTTACTGTTTATTTTTACGCTATGTATTTAGGATGGATCACAGGAGGATAG
- the cimA gene encoding (R)-citramalate synthase CimA has translation MTESKPTIEILDVTLRDGEQTNGVSFSWQQKLNITKHLLKDLKTDRVEIASARVSPGEFEAVKKIVEWSKTEGLHDRIEILGFVDIDKTVEWMKGTGVRVLNLLTKGSLNHLTNQLRKTPAEHFLDIQKTVENASASGITINVYLEDWSNGYLHSRDYVLEYLSVVSKFPVSKFYLADTLGVLSPMEVRTAITDLVKEFPKLWFEFHGHNDYDLAVANCLEAVQAGVRGLHVAVNGLGERAGNSPLEAVVTALHDKTKFRTSVVEREITNASRLVEIFSGKRISDNRPIVGEDVFTQTAGVHADGDKKGNLYANPILPERFGRTRVYALGKLAGKASITENLKQLGMVLSPEIEKKVLERVIELGDQNKTVTKEDLPYIISDITGENLEASFRIETCTVTSGIGVKPKAEVKVNYQGKYFEANGDGDGGYDAFMNALGKILKELNIQIPKLYDYEVRIPPGGNTNALVETVITWKGDGDTHPIRTIGIDSDQQVAAVKATERLLHILLGNV, from the coding sequence ATGACTGAATCTAAACCTACTATAGAAATCCTGGACGTCACATTACGAGACGGGGAACAAACCAATGGTGTCTCTTTTTCTTGGCAGCAAAAATTAAATATCACCAAACATCTATTAAAAGATCTAAAAACTGATCGCGTTGAAATTGCCAGTGCTCGTGTATCTCCGGGAGAATTTGAAGCCGTTAAAAAAATAGTGGAATGGTCTAAAACGGAAGGCCTTCATGATCGGATTGAAATTTTAGGATTTGTGGATATCGATAAAACGGTGGAATGGATGAAAGGAACGGGAGTTCGTGTCCTCAATCTTTTAACGAAAGGTTCCCTCAATCACCTAACAAATCAACTACGGAAAACTCCTGCAGAACATTTTTTAGACATCCAAAAGACCGTCGAAAATGCAAGTGCTTCTGGCATTACCATCAATGTTTATCTTGAGGATTGGTCCAATGGATATTTACATTCCCGCGATTATGTTTTAGAATATTTGAGTGTTGTCTCAAAGTTTCCAGTCAGTAAATTTTATTTAGCAGATACACTTGGTGTATTGTCGCCAATGGAAGTAAGAACTGCCATTACAGATCTTGTGAAAGAGTTCCCGAAGTTATGGTTTGAGTTTCATGGTCATAATGATTATGATTTGGCTGTTGCGAATTGTTTGGAAGCCGTGCAGGCTGGAGTTCGAGGACTTCATGTGGCTGTGAATGGACTTGGGGAAAGGGCAGGGAACTCTCCTCTGGAAGCTGTGGTGACCGCCTTACATGACAAAACAAAATTCAGAACCTCGGTTGTAGAAAGAGAAATCACAAATGCATCTAGGCTTGTTGAAATATTTTCCGGGAAACGAATCTCAGATAACCGTCCGATTGTCGGGGAAGATGTGTTTACACAAACCGCTGGGGTTCACGCCGATGGTGACAAAAAAGGAAATTTATATGCCAATCCAATTTTACCTGAAAGGTTTGGGCGGACCAGAGTCTACGCCTTAGGAAAGTTAGCTGGTAAAGCAAGCATTACCGAAAACTTAAAACAATTGGGAATGGTTCTTTCTCCAGAAATCGAAAAAAAAGTTTTAGAGCGAGTGATTGAGCTCGGGGACCAAAACAAAACTGTCACGAAAGAAGATCTTCCTTATATTATTTCCGATATCACTGGCGAAAATTTAGAAGCTAGTTTTCGAATCGAAACCTGCACTGTGACCAGTGGAATCGGGGTCAAACCCAAGGCCGAAGTAAAGGTCAATTACCAAGGAAAGTATTTTGAAGCGAATGGCGACGGCGACGGCGGTTATGACGCTTTTATGAATGCCCTTGGCAAAATTTTAAAAGAATTAAATATCCAAATCCCAAAACTCTATGACTATGAGGTAAGGATTCCTCCTGGTGGGAATACCAATGCCCTAGTTGAGACCGTGATTACTTGGAAAGGGGATGGAGATACACACCCCATTCGTACGATTGGAATTGACTCTGACCAACAAGTGGCGGCTGTAAAAGCCACCGAACGATTGTTACATATTTTACTCGGAAACGTATGA
- a CDS encoding response regulator, translated as MNITKLQHEKNAILCVDDEPILLLSLVQELKREIGGSYTYETAQNPEEAMEVIDDLCNSGVEVILILSDWLMPGMRGDEFLIQVHHKYPHIKSILISGHADREAITRVKEEAKTYAIFSKPWNTRELLDAVRFCCNLT; from the coding sequence TTGAATATTACGAAACTACAACATGAAAAAAACGCAATCCTTTGTGTTGATGATGAGCCTATTCTCCTTCTTTCCCTCGTACAAGAACTAAAACGCGAGATTGGTGGGAGTTATACCTACGAAACTGCCCAAAACCCCGAAGAAGCCATGGAAGTGATCGATGACCTTTGCAACTCAGGAGTGGAAGTCATTCTCATTCTTTCCGATTGGTTGATGCCTGGGATGCGTGGAGACGAATTTCTCATCCAAGTCCACCATAAATACCCCCATATCAAATCCATTCTCATTTCTGGTCATGCAGATCGCGAGGCAATCACCCGAGTGAAGGAAGAAGCGAAAACCTACGCCATTTTTTCCAAACCTTGGAATACCAGGGAATTACTCGATGCCGTTCGTTTCTGTTGCAATTTGACCTAA
- a CDS encoding replication-associated recombination protein A, with protein MDSLFSQNKQVPLAHAVRPKNWSEFVGQTQVVQSLKSIPKPTSILFYGPPGSGKTTLAHLLTQTWSLEKRYLSCVTSGLKEVREVLEEAKRRGTIVLFLDEIHRFSSSQQDALLSAVEEGEIILIAATTENPSFRVNKALLSRMLVYRLTSLSEADENFIFESCLSKLKHKRTFPEDLKKELFRRSSGDARKLLGYLERILNATEETDTITESKLAEILGENVIFYDKNSESHYDIISAFIKSLRGSDPDAALFYLALMIEGGEDPLFIARRLVIFASEDVGNASVHALPLAIATWQAVERVGMPEGRIPLGQCTTFLASAPKSNASYLAIDKALQLVRERKREFQIPNHLRNAPTATHKKEGAGKDYQYPHDFPGHFLKERYFPSVFYPDTPQFYEPTNQGMEKNLREQLERLWGDRY; from the coding sequence TTGGATTCCCTCTTTTCTCAAAACAAACAAGTTCCTTTAGCGCATGCAGTGCGACCCAAAAATTGGTCCGAGTTTGTGGGCCAAACCCAAGTAGTACAATCTCTTAAATCCATTCCGAAACCCACCTCCATTCTGTTCTACGGTCCCCCAGGTTCCGGCAAAACCACTTTGGCGCACCTTCTCACACAAACTTGGAGTTTGGAAAAACGTTATTTGAGTTGTGTTACTAGTGGCCTAAAAGAAGTGAGAGAGGTTTTGGAGGAAGCAAAGAGGCGCGGAACCATTGTTTTGTTTTTAGATGAGATCCATCGTTTTTCTTCCTCACAACAAGATGCTCTTCTTTCTGCGGTGGAAGAAGGGGAAATCATTTTGATTGCTGCGACCACTGAAAATCCGAGTTTTCGTGTGAATAAAGCTCTCCTTTCGAGAATGCTTGTCTACCGACTCACATCTTTATCTGAGGCAGACGAAAACTTTATTTTTGAATCTTGTCTAAGCAAATTAAAGCACAAGCGAACTTTCCCAGAAGATTTAAAAAAAGAACTCTTTCGTAGAAGTTCTGGAGATGCGAGAAAACTCCTCGGGTATTTGGAACGAATTCTAAATGCCACAGAGGAAACTGATACGATCACCGAATCTAAGTTAGCTGAAATTTTAGGTGAAAATGTTATTTTTTACGATAAAAATAGCGAAAGCCATTATGATATTATCTCTGCTTTTATCAAATCCCTTCGGGGAAGTGATCCCGATGCTGCTCTTTTTTATTTGGCTCTAATGATTGAAGGGGGAGAAGACCCACTATTTATTGCAAGAAGGCTTGTGATTTTTGCGAGTGAAGATGTGGGGAATGCCAGTGTCCACGCCCTCCCACTTGCCATTGCCACTTGGCAAGCTGTGGAACGAGTCGGGATGCCTGAAGGACGGATTCCTTTGGGCCAGTGTACCACTTTCCTAGCATCAGCACCAAAGTCTAATGCTAGTTATTTGGCCATTGACAAGGCTTTGCAACTTGTCCGGGAAAGAAAAAGGGAATTCCAAATTCCAAACCATTTGCGTAATGCGCCTACAGCCACTCATAAAAAAGAAGGTGCCGGTAAAGATTACCAATATCCCCATGATTTTCCAGGACATTTCCTGAAAGAACGATATTTCCCCTCTGTTTTTTATCCAGATACCCCCCAGTTTTACGAACCGACAAACCAAGGGATGGAAAAAAATCTAAGGGAGCAGTTGGAAAGGCTGTGGGGGGATCGGTATTGA
- a CDS encoding sensor histidine kinase has translation MAETIVWIEHLISNIPLPILEVWGRFSFLLGSIISIFAFTGFTFRNGKTFRISREVWNWNLTSFYWFLITFVSIFLTGYLGSSIVLIPGAQTLESLKDLSVFLCLNFFGYPALLAVPFAYGLSDLIEGVPPEFLWDWLPGYFINPSLFWLAYQMIGKSPDFRKFRIWVYYFIFVLLFLLLEPFLWGYLCSEQFGAEISYHTVSSALVFTTGITWILAPFAMFVIFPLVRRFGLFWAEVPGQMKEVTLSEPQIIWKSGPREWANSEREQEPRTGISLQLFIVTPFVCLVLILVGITAYVTLKNAENSAFQMVEVLHRQWSKNISLSLDRYLSSIPATNWESSGVSGLGKVLDVSRVNDQGKVFLLDEHLNPLASLSSELGKSRLLETVRVELNKLGNQINNSEKRFSFAIVTKKPLSRENWNAMVTVYTHPNIKEKTYLITLFPYSFYLNGVITGNSESAMVFAWAILLSLILAAVVAEFVTRPVLSFAKASKSLARGDWDIPVGESVIAELKDLSEAFRFMSSELKQSFERVEESQRLVMETNSNLEEKIGQRTEALIESNRSLVEMIETKEKILIDLHNTQTQLLMSEKLAALGQFAAGITHELNTPLGAITSSVRAMSEILKNDITDLPAFLESLDVSEREDFRYLLHLGVSFGSRNSGLLNRAEKKERLGILNSHQIENPEEIIEDLTSLGILQLEESLLKILKKPRSGIILQNVLILGSLYRLVYVVQTATEKASHVVNALKHYLYTDRLDTETNFQNVHIPTELDSILTLYQTKIKNDVEITKLYTTTDFCLAERDKLNQVWINIINNALQAMDYRGKLKISVTSNANSVITSIQDTGRGIAPEIRDKIFLPFFTTKKHGEGIGLGLDICRQIVEKMKGTIEFSSDGSGTEFRVYLPKAQTRGID, from the coding sequence ATGGCCGAAACCATTGTTTGGATAGAACATCTTATTTCCAACATCCCTTTACCTATATTAGAGGTATGGGGTCGGTTCTCTTTTTTACTTGGTTCTATTATTTCTATATTCGCATTTACTGGATTTACCTTTCGGAACGGAAAAACCTTCCGAATTTCCAGAGAAGTTTGGAATTGGAATCTCACCAGTTTCTACTGGTTTCTCATCACTTTCGTTTCCATTTTTCTCACTGGATATTTAGGCAGCTCTATTGTCCTCATTCCCGGTGCACAAACTTTGGAAAGCTTAAAGGATCTTTCGGTTTTTCTTTGTTTGAATTTTTTTGGATACCCTGCCTTACTTGCGGTACCTTTTGCCTATGGACTTTCTGATTTGATTGAGGGAGTGCCACCAGAATTTTTATGGGACTGGTTACCCGGTTACTTTATCAATCCAAGTTTATTTTGGCTTGCTTACCAAATGATTGGTAAGTCACCTGACTTTCGTAAGTTTCGAATTTGGGTATATTACTTTATATTTGTTCTACTCTTTTTACTTCTCGAACCTTTTTTATGGGGTTATTTATGTTCGGAACAATTCGGCGCTGAAATTTCCTACCATACTGTGAGTTCTGCTCTTGTATTCACAACTGGCATTACTTGGATTTTGGCCCCGTTTGCGATGTTTGTCATCTTTCCTCTTGTGAGAAGGTTCGGATTATTTTGGGCAGAGGTTCCAGGCCAAATGAAAGAAGTCACTCTTTCTGAGCCTCAAATCATATGGAAGTCGGGTCCAAGAGAATGGGCGAACTCCGAACGCGAACAGGAACCGCGGACGGGAATTTCTTTGCAGTTATTTATTGTTACACCTTTTGTTTGTTTGGTTTTGATCCTTGTTGGTATCACCGCTTATGTAACACTTAAAAATGCAGAAAACTCTGCTTTCCAAATGGTGGAAGTTTTACATAGGCAATGGTCAAAGAATATCAGTCTTAGTTTGGATCGGTATTTATCATCGATTCCGGCAACTAACTGGGAATCAAGTGGCGTCAGTGGTTTAGGCAAAGTTTTGGATGTATCTAGAGTGAATGATCAAGGCAAAGTATTTTTACTCGATGAACATTTAAATCCATTGGCATCCCTTTCCAGTGAACTTGGAAAGTCTAGATTACTGGAAACGGTACGGGTGGAACTTAATAAACTGGGGAACCAAATCAACAACTCAGAAAAAAGATTTAGTTTTGCCATCGTGACAAAAAAACCTCTTTCGCGTGAGAACTGGAACGCGATGGTCACGGTTTACACTCATCCTAATATAAAAGAAAAAACCTATCTTATCACATTGTTTCCTTATTCTTTTTATTTAAATGGCGTCATTACCGGAAATAGTGAATCGGCCATGGTTTTTGCTTGGGCCATTTTACTCAGTTTGATCTTAGCGGCAGTGGTTGCTGAGTTTGTGACTAGACCAGTTCTCTCGTTTGCAAAAGCATCTAAATCTCTTGCCAGAGGTGATTGGGACATCCCAGTCGGTGAGAGTGTGATTGCAGAACTGAAAGATCTATCGGAAGCATTTCGTTTTATGTCATCGGAGCTTAAACAAAGTTTTGAACGTGTGGAAGAAAGCCAACGTTTGGTGATGGAAACCAACTCTAATTTAGAGGAAAAAATTGGACAAAGAACGGAAGCTTTAATTGAAAGCAATCGCAGCCTTGTGGAGATGATCGAGACAAAGGAAAAAATCCTAATCGATTTGCACAATACACAAACACAACTACTGATGAGCGAAAAATTAGCTGCTCTAGGTCAATTTGCAGCGGGGATCACCCACGAGCTCAACACTCCACTCGGAGCCATTACTTCCAGTGTTCGTGCTATGTCAGAGATCTTAAAAAATGACATCACTGACTTACCTGCATTTTTAGAATCATTGGATGTTTCTGAAAGAGAAGATTTTAGATACCTTCTCCATTTAGGAGTGTCTTTTGGATCTCGTAACTCGGGACTACTCAACCGTGCCGAAAAAAAAGAAAGATTGGGAATTCTAAATTCACATCAAATTGAAAATCCAGAAGAGATCATTGAAGATCTTACCTCACTTGGCATCCTACAATTAGAAGAATCACTTCTAAAGATTCTAAAAAAGCCGAGGTCTGGAATCATATTACAAAATGTTCTAATTTTGGGAAGTTTGTATCGTTTGGTGTATGTTGTTCAAACTGCAACTGAAAAAGCTTCCCACGTTGTCAACGCACTCAAACATTATTTGTATACAGATAGGTTGGATACTGAAACTAATTTTCAGAATGTTCATATTCCCACAGAACTTGATTCCATTCTCACCTTATACCAAACAAAAATTAAAAATGATGTTGAAATCACTAAACTATATACAACGACTGATTTTTGTTTGGCGGAAAGGGATAAACTCAATCAAGTTTGGATTAATATCATCAACAATGCATTACAAGCTATGGATTATCGTGGAAAACTCAAAATTTCCGTGACATCGAATGCGAACTCTGTGATCACATCCATACAAGATACAGGAAGAGGAATTGCTCCTGAAATTCGCGATAAGATATTTTTACCTTTTTTTACTACAAAAAAACATGGCGAAGGAATTGGGCTTGGGCTTGACATTTGTAGGCAAATCGTAGAAAAAATGAAGGGTACGATAGAATTTTCGTCAGATGGTTCGGGAACCGAATTTAGGGTGTATTTGCCAAAAGCACAAACAAGGGGAATCGATTGA